The stretch of DNA GCTGGTGCCGCAGACCAGCGCTGCGCACCCCCCTTGCCCTCATGGCCCCTTTTCGGCTCACCCCAATGGCCCGTCTTCGCCGCCCTCCACCCCGCCCCTGTCAGCCCTGACGACGCGCCCGCCTCGGTGAGGCGGTGGTGTGTCGTCGGTGAAGACCGGCGTGCCGAGGTCGACCAACTGGGGCCGGCCATCGGTCGGGGCCCGCTTGAAGCTGTTGAGCTTGGCCATCGCGGCGTCGAAGCCGACCTGGAGTCCTTCGACCTCGCCGAGCCAGCCGTTTCCGCGGGCCTCGGTGTGCGCTCCCGGAGATTTTGGATGATCTCCAGGAGGCGGGGCCGCTGACGAGGATCCATCTGGAGGACAGGACAACGGATGCAGGCTTCTCTGAACTTTGGGGCCGGTCCGTGCCAAAGCCTCTGACCTGCAGCTCTCTGAAACGTGTCCCAAGCCAGGACGGGCAGGAGCCGGACGCTCAGCTTGCGCCGGTCCACCAGCCGCCTTCGCCGTGGCAGTGCGGGCAGTTGGGCCGGGGCCGGGCGGTGCTCTCGACGCGGTGCCTGTCGGCGTAGAGCTTGAGGTGGCTGGCCTTGAGCGCGGCGGCGGCCGTAGCCGCGGCAAGCGGGACAGCGATGGCGACGCGCAGCAGGGCGGCGCGCAGGCGGCGGGCTTCACGTCAGCGGGTCGCGGCGTCGGCGAGGATTTCGGCGTGGTCGAACGCGAGGTGGGGGAGCGCGTCCATGGGCCACCAGCGGGCGGCGGTGGCGTCGTCTCCTGCCATCGGCGGGATGGGTGAGGGCAGGGTGGCCGTGTAGGCGACGCTGACGTACCGGCCGCGGGGGTCGCGGCCAGGGGCGTCGTAGGAGGCCACCTTCCGGAGACCGGCGGTGGAGACGGTGATGCCGGTCTCCTCCTCCAGTTCGCGCGCCGCAGCGGTCAGACTGGTCTCCCCGGCGTCCGCGAGACCGCCGGGCAGGGCCCAGCAGCCCTCATACGGGGCCCAACCCCGCTTGATCAGCAGGACGCGCCCAGCAGCAAGCAGGACGACGTCAGCGGTGCGGATCGTTTCGTCGGTGGTGTCGGTGGTCATGGGCTGGTGCAGCGGTCATCGAGCTGAACGCCTCGCCAGAGGTGGGAACCTACCTCGGTGGTCCTCGACCGCGTGCCGAGCTCGAACGCACAGGGCCCTGGGTGCCCGGACGACGCCCTGGTTTCTTCGTGGTTGAGCTCGGTGGAGCGACGGTCGGCACAATCCAGCTCGACCCGCAAGACCCCGAGCGTCCGGGTAACCGCCTGGAGGCAGGGGAGACCGAGCTCGGCTACCTGTTCCTGCCGCAGGCGTGGGGCTGATCGGTCACGAGTTTTGCTCGTCCATTGGCTGGTTCGCGCGTTTTTGCGGGTGAGGCGTCGGGGGCGGGACGCGGATGGTGCGTGGTGGCCGGTCGGCCTGTCCGGTCCTCGCCGACCCGGTGACGGGTGGGCGAGGTGTCCGGGGTGGTCTACTGGTGAAGAGGTGATGTTCCGACCCTGCGCTGTGCACCTCTGTCTGTTGACCGCTGCGCCCCGGGACGCATGCGTGAAGAGCCGACCGGATGTCAGTACGAGACTCGCGGGAGCTCGCCGCGCTGTTCTGCCAGCGGCAGAACACCGGTCCGACCGTGCTCGACGATCACTACAGTCCAGTCCCATGACGACGGTTACAACGCGCACGGTGGAGTACCCGGCCGACGGCTTGACGATGATTGGGCACCTCGCGCTCCCGGCCGGCGTCGACCGCGGGCCCGCGGTGCTGCTCGGACCGGAGGGCCCGGGGCTCAGCGACGTCGAGCGCCGCCGGGCCGATGCGCTCGCCGAGCTGGGATACGTGGCGCTGGCCTTCGACCTCCACGGCGG from Streptomyces asiaticus encodes:
- a CDS encoding NUDIX domain-containing protein, which encodes MTTDTTDETIRTADVVLLAAGRVLLIKRGWAPYEGCWALPGGLADAGETSLTAAARELEEETGITVSTAGLRKVASYDAPGRDPRGRYVSVAYTATLPSPIPPMAGDDATAARWWPMDALPHLAFDHAEILADAATR